The following proteins are co-located in the Solanum pennellii chromosome 1, SPENNV200 genome:
- the LOC107010958 gene encoding LOW QUALITY PROTEIN: E3 ubiquitin-protein ligase BIG BROTHER (The sequence of the model RefSeq protein was modified relative to this genomic sequence to represent the inferred CDS: inserted 2 bases in 1 codon; deleted 1 base in 1 codon): MKRSNDTYIDIDGVSLKPGISASGPVCAXERETDKDRDRDRDRDRDKQKREREGDCIYMYLSIYIYIQKSSTYIPTKSTFHFSTTIWLLLCCFLTHQHTTTLSVSVFFLHFFSDLLVVPLKSVKKMSGDQHMEEMHYMNMGFPYNVPESFPGFLDGVSQAPIIQYHNNPVQIQGQENAYWSMNMSYYKYEHSNLESTSYHSYETGNNHVSRPDFSERPWEYAVPMNVHEGVSTDVIYEENTVPVEDVGTEECVLSNQDDSNHQDILEDEIDLDNMTYEELLDLGETVGTESRGLSEELINLLPTTKYKSNGIFSRKKSEERCVICQMRYKRGDRQINFPCKHIYHTECGSKWLSINKTCPICNTEVLLDE, from the exons ATGAAACGGAGTAACGAT ACATACATAGATATAGATGGCGTGTCTCTCAAGCCCGGCATAAGCGCCAGTGGCCCTGTGTGTGC AGAGAGAGAGACTGATAAAGACAGAGACAGAGACAGAGACAGAGACAGAGACaaacaaaagagagaaagagaagggGACTGTATCTATatgtatctatctatctatatctatatacaAAAAAGCAGCACATATATCCCAACAAAATCCACTTTCCATTTTTCCACTACAATTTGGTTACTCCTCTGCTGCTTCCTTACCCATCAACACACTACTACTCTCTCTGtctctgttttttttcttcattttttctcgGATTTGTTGGTAGTTCCTTTAAAATCAG TGAAGAAAATGAGTGGGGATCAACACATGGAGGAGATGCATTATATGAACATGGGATTTCCTTATAATGTTCCAGAGAGTTTCCCAGGCTTCTTGGATGGTGTTTCACAAGCCCCTATAATACAGTATCATAATAACCCTGTACAGATTCAGGGTCAG GAAAATGCATATTGGTCTATGAATATGAGTTACTATAAATATGAGCACTCCAATCTTGAGAGTACTTCTTATCATTCTTATGAGACTGGCAACAACCATGTATCAAGGCCGGATTTCTCAGAGAGGCCGTGGGAGTATGCTGTACCTATGAATGTTCATGAAGGTGTATCGACTGATGTAATATACGAGGAAAATACTGTCCCCGTTGAGGATGTTGGCACGGAGGAAT GTGTTCTATCCAATCAAGATGATTCTAACCACCAG GATATTTTGGAAGATGAAATTGACCTTGACAACATGACCTATGAG GAGTTACTTGATTTAGGTGAAACAGTTGGAACTGAAAGTCGAGGACTTTCCGAGGAACTAATTAATTTGCTTCCAACAACCAAATACAAGTCTAATGGAATCTTTTCTAGGAAAAAATCAGAGGAAAG ATGTGTCATCTGTCAAATGAGGTACAAACGAGGGGATCGACAAATAAACTTCCCCTGCAAGCACATATACCACACTGAATGTGGTTCCAAATGGCTGAGCATCAACAAG ACATGTCCCATTTGCAATACAGAGGTACTCCTTGATGAATGA